One region of Pseudomonas glycinae genomic DNA includes:
- a CDS encoding thermonuclease family protein, translated as MKKASLAGAFFVSAIWLSAAQAFCPAPARLDSATVQRVVDGDTLRLSDGRNVRMIGLNTPELGKQGRSDEPFAVAARKRLEALVAESDGRVGLRLGAESKDRYGRTLAHVFSARGENLEAQMLADGLGFQVAVAPNVNLVDCQQAAERRARKAGLGLWKRSPVLKAEQIERSGFALVSGRVSKVQRNRGGIWIELQDKLVLRVAPNLLDRFDAASLQALKGKQIEARGWVVDRSRRGGLKSGQARWLLPLTDPSMLQPSR; from the coding sequence ATGAAAAAGGCGTCCCTTGCGGGCGCCTTTTTTGTGTCCGCGATTTGGCTCTCCGCCGCCCAGGCCTTCTGCCCCGCTCCGGCCAGGCTGGACAGCGCCACGGTGCAGCGGGTGGTCGACGGCGACACCCTGCGCCTGAGCGACGGTCGCAATGTGCGGATGATCGGCCTCAATACGCCCGAGCTCGGCAAGCAGGGCCGCAGCGACGAGCCGTTTGCAGTGGCCGCGCGCAAGCGCCTCGAAGCCCTGGTCGCCGAGAGCGACGGGCGGGTCGGCCTGCGACTCGGCGCCGAGTCCAAGGACCGTTACGGCCGCACCCTGGCCCATGTTTTCAGCGCCAGGGGTGAGAATCTCGAAGCGCAGATGCTCGCCGATGGCCTCGGTTTCCAGGTCGCGGTGGCGCCGAATGTCAATCTGGTCGATTGCCAGCAAGCCGCTGAACGCCGCGCGCGAAAGGCCGGGCTTGGCCTGTGGAAGCGCTCACCTGTACTGAAAGCGGAGCAGATCGAGCGCTCGGGTTTCGCGCTGGTCAGCGGTCGTGTGAGCAAGGTTCAGCGCAATCGCGGCGGAATCTGGATCGAGTTGCAGGACAAGCTTGTACTGCGCGTTGCACCCAATCTGCTTGATCGCTTCGACGCCGCCTCTCTGCAGGCGTTGAAGGGCAAGCAGATCGAGGCCCGTGGCTGGGTGGTCGACCGTTCCCGGCGCGGTGGACTGAAATCAGGTCAGGCGCGCTGGCTGTTGCCGCTGACCGATCCTTCGATGCTCCAGCCGTCCCGTTGA
- a CDS encoding malic enzyme-like NAD(P)-binding protein gives MSDLKTAALEYHANPRPGKLSVELTKATATARDLSLAYSPGVAEPVREIARDPELAYKYTGKGNLVAVISDGTAILGLGNLGPLASKPVMEGKGVLFKRFAGIDVFDIEVDSESPQAFIDTVKRISITFGGINLEDIKAPECFEIERALIEQCDIPVFHDDQHGTAIVTAAGMINALEIAGKTLADAKIVCLGAGAAAISCMKLLVSMGAKVENIFMVDRTGVIHAGRDDLNQYKAVFAHPTEKRTLDDAIEGADVFVGLSGPNLLSAEQLKRMAANPIVFACSNPDPEISPELAHATRNDVIMATGRSDYPNQVNNVLGFPFIFRGALDVRAKRINEEMKIAAANALRELAKLPVPQEVCDAYGGISLEFGREYIIPKPMDKRLITVISDAVAKAAIETGVATLPYPKNYPLKSVDDVFNG, from the coding sequence ATGTCTGATCTGAAAACTGCCGCTCTCGAATATCATGCCAATCCTCGTCCAGGAAAGCTGAGTGTCGAGCTCACCAAGGCCACTGCTACCGCCCGCGACCTGTCGCTGGCCTACAGCCCCGGCGTAGCTGAACCAGTGCGCGAGATCGCCCGCGATCCTGAACTGGCCTACAAGTACACCGGCAAGGGCAACCTGGTTGCAGTCATTTCCGATGGCACCGCGATTCTGGGCCTGGGTAACCTCGGCCCACTGGCTTCCAAGCCAGTCATGGAAGGTAAAGGCGTGCTGTTCAAGCGCTTCGCCGGCATCGACGTCTTCGACATCGAAGTCGACTCCGAAAGCCCGCAAGCCTTCATCGACACCGTAAAACGCATTTCCATCACCTTCGGTGGCATCAACCTGGAAGACATCAAGGCACCTGAGTGCTTTGAGATCGAACGCGCGCTGATCGAGCAGTGCGACATTCCGGTCTTCCACGATGACCAGCACGGCACCGCGATCGTGACCGCTGCGGGCATGATCAACGCCCTGGAAATCGCTGGCAAAACCCTGGCCGACGCCAAGATCGTCTGCCTGGGCGCTGGCGCAGCCGCCATCTCCTGCATGAAATTGCTGGTGAGCATGGGCGCCAAGGTCGAAAACATCTTCATGGTTGACCGTACCGGCGTGATCCACGCTGGCCGTGACGACCTGAACCAGTACAAGGCTGTGTTCGCTCACCCTACCGAGAAACGCACCTTGGACGACGCCATCGAAGGCGCTGACGTATTCGTCGGTCTGTCAGGCCCGAACCTGCTGAGCGCCGAGCAACTCAAGCGCATGGCGGCCAACCCGATCGTCTTCGCCTGCTCCAACCCGGATCCGGAAATCTCCCCGGAACTGGCTCACGCCACCCGTAACGACGTGATCATGGCCACCGGCCGTTCGGACTACCCGAACCAGGTCAACAACGTGCTGGGCTTCCCGTTCATCTTCCGTGGTGCCCTGGACGTTCGCGCCAAGCGCATCAACGAAGAAATGAAGATCGCTGCCGCCAACGCCCTGCGCGAACTGGCCAAGCTGCCGGTTCCTCAGGAAGTGTGCGACGCCTACGGCGGTATCTCCCTGGAATTCGGTCGTGAGTACATCATTCCGAAGCCAATGGACAAGCGCCTGATCACCGTGATCTCCGACGCCGTGGCCAAGGCCGCGATCGAGACTGGTGTGGCGACCCTGCCATATCCGAAGAACTACCCGCTGAAAAGCGTGGATGACGTGTTCAACGGCTAA
- a CDS encoding primosomal protein N': MPDAILRLALPSPLRRLFDYRAPAGVLRSQLQPGMRLRVPFGRREMIGILVEVTDTSEVPVEKLKPALALLDATAPLPPALFKLCLWTAQYYQHSLGDTLSWALPVLLRQGELAEVRQERFWSAAPGASLDDPRIARAPRQREALATLAQHPHGVAHQLLSKLMLSKDSLDLLLAKDLVQVEVRRHAPGARHEHWLAQPELPLNSEQRAAYEAIRAGFDSYHAFLLAGVTGSGKTEVYLQLIRETLEAGKQALVLIPEINLGPQTLARFEQRFNARIALLHSAVNDRDRLDAWLAARDGEADIIIGTRSALFTPMKNPGLIIIDEEHDGSYKQQEGLRYHARDLALVRARQENIPIVLGSATPSLESLHNAYTGRYGLLRLNERAGGAKQPRFLRLDVKSRPLDSGISGPMQQAIGQTLAAGQQVLVFLNRRGFAPTLLCHDCGWMSECQRCDARMTVHQRYGELRCHHCGYVERVPRQCPKCNKVDLRPVGAGTERAEERLAILFPDYPVLRVDRDSTSRKDAMNQLFATIQKGQPCILVGTQMLAKGHHFPRVTLVSILDADGGLFSGDFRASERMAQLIVQVAGRAGRAEEPGKVIIQTHLADHPLLVQLTEQGYFAFAEQALSERRAAGLPPFAHLALLRAEAHKPGQAEGFLDEACSEAERLLAEQSLTGIELLGPVPAPMERRAGRFRAQLLLQATARAPLHRLLASWLLVLEQMPSGRAVRWSLDVDPVDLY; encoded by the coding sequence GTGCCCGACGCCATTCTGCGCCTCGCCCTGCCTTCGCCCCTGCGCCGCCTGTTCGACTATCGGGCCCCGGCCGGCGTGCTGCGTTCGCAGTTGCAACCGGGCATGCGCCTGCGGGTGCCGTTCGGCCGACGGGAGATGATCGGGATTCTGGTGGAAGTCACTGACACCAGTGAAGTGCCGGTGGAGAAGCTCAAACCGGCACTGGCGCTGCTCGACGCCACCGCTCCGCTACCGCCGGCGCTGTTCAAGCTGTGCCTGTGGACGGCGCAGTATTATCAGCACAGCCTCGGCGACACCCTGAGCTGGGCGTTGCCCGTGCTGTTGCGCCAGGGCGAACTGGCCGAGGTTCGGCAGGAACGCTTCTGGTCCGCCGCTCCCGGCGCCAGCCTCGACGACCCGCGCATCGCCCGCGCCCCGCGCCAGCGTGAAGCCCTGGCGACTTTGGCCCAGCACCCTCACGGCGTCGCCCATCAGTTGCTGAGCAAACTGATGCTGAGCAAGGACAGCCTCGATCTGCTGCTGGCCAAGGATCTGGTGCAAGTCGAAGTGCGCCGCCACGCCCCCGGCGCACGCCATGAACACTGGCTGGCCCAGCCCGAGCTGCCGCTCAACAGCGAGCAGCGCGCCGCATACGAAGCGATTCGCGCCGGTTTCGACAGTTATCACGCGTTCCTGCTGGCCGGGGTCACCGGCAGCGGCAAGACCGAAGTCTACTTGCAGCTGATCCGCGAAACCCTTGAGGCCGGCAAACAGGCGCTGGTGCTGATCCCGGAGATCAACCTCGGCCCGCAGACCCTCGCCCGCTTCGAGCAACGCTTCAACGCCCGCATCGCCTTGCTGCACTCGGCGGTCAACGACCGTGATCGTCTGGACGCGTGGCTCGCCGCCCGTGACGGCGAGGCCGACATTATTATTGGCACCCGTTCGGCGCTGTTCACCCCGATGAAGAATCCGGGTCTGATCATCATCGACGAAGAACACGACGGCTCCTATAAACAGCAGGAAGGCCTGCGCTACCACGCGCGGGATCTGGCGCTGGTGCGGGCGCGGCAGGAAAACATCCCGATCGTGCTCGGTTCCGCGACCCCATCGCTGGAAAGCCTGCACAACGCCTACACCGGCCGCTACGGACTCCTACGCCTGAACGAACGTGCCGGCGGCGCCAAACAGCCACGCTTCCTGCGCCTGGACGTGAAAAGTCGTCCACTGGACAGCGGCATTTCCGGGCCGATGCAGCAAGCCATCGGCCAGACCCTCGCCGCCGGCCAGCAGGTGCTGGTGTTCCTCAACCGCCGGGGGTTTGCCCCGACGTTGCTGTGCCACGATTGCGGCTGGATGTCCGAATGCCAGCGCTGCGATGCGCGGATGACCGTGCACCAGCGCTACGGCGAGTTGCGCTGCCACCACTGCGGTTACGTGGAGCGCGTGCCGCGCCAATGCCCGAAGTGCAACAAGGTCGATCTGCGCCCCGTGGGCGCCGGCACCGAGCGGGCCGAGGAACGGCTGGCGATTCTGTTCCCGGACTATCCGGTGTTGCGCGTCGACCGTGACAGCACGTCGCGCAAGGACGCGATGAACCAGTTGTTCGCCACGATCCAGAAAGGTCAGCCGTGCATTCTGGTCGGCACCCAGATGTTGGCCAAGGGGCACCACTTCCCTCGGGTGACGCTGGTGTCGATCCTCGATGCCGACGGCGGTCTGTTCTCCGGCGACTTCCGCGCCAGCGAGCGCATGGCGCAGCTGATCGTGCAGGTTGCCGGGCGTGCCGGGCGTGCGGAGGAACCGGGCAAGGTGATCATCCAGACGCATCTGGCCGACCATCCTTTATTGGTGCAACTGACCGAGCAGGGTTACTTCGCCTTCGCCGAACAGGCCCTGAGCGAACGCCGCGCCGCCGGCCTGCCGCCGTTCGCGCATCTGGCGCTGTTGCGCGCCGAAGCGCACAAGCCGGGGCAGGCCGAAGGCTTTCTTGATGAAGCCTGCAGCGAGGCCGAGCGCTTGCTGGCCGAACAGAGCCTGACCGGCATTGAACTGCTGGGACCCGTGCCGGCGCCGATGGAACGCCGGGCCGGGCGTTTCCGCGCGCAGCTTCTTTTACAGGCCACGGCCCGGGCGCCGCTACACCGACTGCTGGCGAGCTGGCTGCTGGTGCTGGAGCAGATGCCAAGCGGCCGGGCGGTGCGCTGGTCGCTGGATGTCGACCCCGTCGACTTGTATTGA
- the rpmE gene encoding 50S ribosomal protein L31, protein MKADIHPNYPEVAVTCSCGNKFETRSTFGKALAIDVCNECHPFYTGKQKTLDTGGRVQKFADRFGAFGAKKA, encoded by the coding sequence ATGAAAGCCGATATCCACCCGAATTACCCAGAAGTTGCAGTAACCTGCAGCTGCGGCAACAAGTTCGAAACCCGTTCGACCTTCGGCAAAGCCCTGGCGATCGACGTTTGCAACGAGTGCCACCCGTTCTACACCGGTAAGCAGAAGACTCTGGACACCGGTGGTCGCGTTCAGAAGTTCGCCGACCGTTTCGGTGCTTTCGGCGCGAAAAAGGCCTAA